A section of the Deferrivibrio essentukiensis genome encodes:
- a CDS encoding AzlC family ABC transporter permease, producing MNDFLKGVKDVSPFITGVSPFGLIYGVTAAKSGLSFIQSFTMSQIIFAGASQIAFIEQLNSNSSWLIIIATVFMINLRMAMYSASLAPYYKDLSTAKKAFMSYFLVDQAYAVTISKIANDKSVNKFKYYMGAGITMWTVWQISTLIGILLGTTIPSSFSLEFAIPLTFMAILVNFLKEKRFIITAIVSGACMILLKQIPLNLGFFVAVFAGVFAGKIYKKGIKNAALQ from the coding sequence ATGAATGATTTTTTGAAAGGGGTAAAAGATGTATCCCCATTTATTACAGGAGTTTCCCCTTTTGGACTTATTTACGGTGTCACAGCGGCAAAATCCGGTTTGTCTTTCATACAGTCATTTACAATGTCACAAATTATTTTTGCCGGTGCATCTCAAATAGCTTTTATTGAGCAGTTAAATAGCAACAGCTCATGGCTCATCATTATTGCTACTGTCTTTATGATAAACTTAAGAATGGCAATGTACAGTGCTTCACTTGCCCCTTATTACAAAGACCTTTCTACGGCCAAAAAGGCCTTTATGTCATATTTTCTTGTAGACCAGGCTTATGCAGTAACCATATCAAAGATAGCAAACGACAAAAGTGTAAATAAATTTAAATATTATATGGGTGCAGGGATAACAATGTGGACTGTCTGGCAGATTTCAACCCTGATTGGAATTTTGTTGGGTACAACAATCCCATCTTCATTTTCTCTGGAATTTGCAATACCCCTTACATTTATGGCAATTTTAGTCAATTTTCTGAAAGAAAAGAGATTTATTATAACTGCCATAGTGTCAGGGGCTTGTATGATATTGTTAAAACAGATTCCGCTTAATTTAGGTTTCTTTGTAGCAGTTTTTGCCGGAGTATTTGCAGGTAAAATTTATAAAAAGGGGATTAAAAATGCAGCTTTACAATAG
- the rmuC gene encoding DNA recombination protein RmuC, giving the protein MGFNYLTFMLALVLLINLVSLILILGRYGSLKRKLESFEVRNSTLDENVNSRLKEFREDLNSNFRNFREESQSSFKNLSEIIGRHIEALTENQRNKFEDFNKMLAEDVKKGEERSLVMQNIIKESLSMIIKSHDKFTEEVSKTIKELTLSMKSELGEVKSELGKSLKSFEEKVDLNLERMRRTITEVLEKLREDNEKKLEEMRKTVDEKLHETLEMRLSNSFKVVSERLEQVHKGLGEMQSLANGVGDLKRALTNVKNRGIIGEVQLKRILEQILYPGQYVENVKTKPTSNDVVEFAVKLPGDDEKSQVWLPIDSKFPVEDYYRLLDSIEDGDVQKIQLATKQLENRVKQSAKDISSKYIEVPFTTDFAIMFVPFEGLYSEVLRINGLFESIQRDYKVVITGPTTMAAFLNSLQMGFKTLSVEKSAHKVMNLLAVVKSEFIKFGDVLEKAQKKIKEAGDNIDNLVGVRTRKIQKALEDVEISADKSIDEI; this is encoded by the coding sequence ATGGGTTTTAATTATTTGACTTTTATGTTAGCGTTGGTTTTATTGATAAACCTTGTTTCATTGATTTTGATACTTGGCAGATACGGCTCTTTGAAAAGAAAGCTTGAATCCTTTGAAGTTCGTAACAGTACTCTTGATGAAAACGTAAATTCAAGGCTAAAAGAGTTTAGGGAAGATTTGAACTCCAATTTTAGGAATTTTAGAGAGGAAAGTCAAAGCTCATTTAAAAATCTTTCAGAAATTATTGGCAGACATATCGAAGCTCTTACGGAAAATCAGAGAAATAAATTTGAAGATTTTAACAAGATGCTTGCTGAAGATGTAAAAAAAGGGGAAGAGCGAAGCTTGGTAATGCAAAACATTATAAAAGAATCCTTAAGTATGATAATTAAGTCTCATGATAAATTTACAGAAGAGGTTTCAAAGACGATAAAGGAGCTTACTTTATCTATGAAATCAGAGCTTGGAGAAGTAAAATCGGAACTTGGTAAGTCTTTGAAATCTTTTGAAGAAAAAGTAGATTTAAATCTTGAACGGATGAGAAGGACCATAACGGAAGTGCTGGAAAAACTGAGAGAAGACAACGAGAAAAAGCTTGAAGAGATGAGAAAAACTGTTGATGAAAAACTCCATGAAACCCTGGAAATGAGACTGTCAAACTCATTTAAGGTGGTAAGTGAGCGTCTTGAGCAGGTGCATAAAGGTCTTGGTGAAATGCAGAGCCTTGCAAATGGCGTGGGCGATTTAAAAAGAGCGCTTACTAATGTAAAAAACAGGGGAATTATTGGTGAGGTTCAGCTTAAAAGAATTTTGGAACAGATTTTATATCCAGGCCAATATGTAGAAAATGTTAAGACAAAACCAACGTCCAATGATGTTGTTGAGTTTGCGGTAAAGCTGCCGGGGGATGATGAAAAGAGTCAGGTATGGCTTCCCATTGACTCAAAATTTCCTGTTGAAGATTATTACAGGCTTCTTGATAGCATCGAGGATGGGGATGTGCAGAAGATTCAACTTGCCACAAAACAGCTTGAAAACAGGGTGAAACAGTCGGCAAAAGATATTTCGTCCAAATATATAGAAGTGCCGTTTACCACCGATTTTGCCATTATGTTTGTTCCTTTTGAGGGTCTTTATTCGGAAGTTTTGAGAATTAACGGACTTTTTGAAAGCATACAAAGAGATTACAAGGTTGTGATTACAGGTCCAACAACAATGGCCGCATTTCTCAACAGTCTTCAGATGGGATTTAAAACACTTAGTGTGGAAAAATCAGCCCATAAGGTTATGAATCTTCTTGCAGTTGTTAAGTCGGAGTTTATAAAATTTGGGGATGTTCTTGAAAAGGCCCAAAAGAAGATAAAAGAAGCCGGAGATAATATAGATAATTTGGTGGGTGTAAGGACGAGAAAAATTCAGAAAGCACTTGAGGATGTCGAAATATCAGCTGATAAGTCTATTGATGAAATTTAG
- a CDS encoding AzlD domain-containing protein — protein MQLYNSIDIWILMVICGVITFLIRFSFLKFANDTLIENMKEFLSYMPASIFAAIITGGVFNKGINSISVDNFKVYAMIFALFIAYRFKNIILTICSGLAILWGLNFINRLIS, from the coding sequence ATGCAGCTTTACAATAGTATAGATATATGGATTCTTATGGTAATTTGCGGCGTTATCACATTTTTGATAAGGTTTTCTTTTCTCAAATTTGCAAACGACACACTTATTGAAAATATGAAAGAATTTTTGAGCTACATGCCTGCAAGTATTTTTGCGGCAATAATTACAGGTGGGGTTTTTAACAAGGGGATTAACAGTATTTCAGTAGACAACTTCAAAGTCTATGCGATGATATTTGCACTTTTTATAGCATACAGGTTCAAAAACATAATACTTACAATCTGCTCAGGACTTGCAATTTTATGGGGACTAAATTTCATCAATAGACTTATCAGCTGA
- a CDS encoding ABC transporter permease, with protein MKKKNFLFWAGFFIVLFFILVSVFAPLIAPYDPTTINIKEIFQAPSSNHIFGTDELGRDVFSRVVYGTRVSLFVGFVAVFISIAIGTILGLISGYYGGIVDTIVMRFVDIMLCFPSFFLILAVIAFLSPSLTNVMVIIGLTSWMGVARLVRAETMSIKQRSFIIAAKVQGLKNSKILFKHILPNVASPIFVTATLGVAGAILTESALSFLGLGVQPPTPSWGNILTSGKDNIMFAWWLSLYPGIAILVTVLGYNLLGEGLRDILDPKSKKFGN; from the coding sequence ATGAAAAAGAAAAATTTTTTGTTTTGGGCAGGATTTTTTATAGTTTTATTTTTTATACTTGTGTCTGTTTTTGCGCCGCTAATTGCTCCTTATGACCCTACAACGATAAATATTAAGGAGATATTCCAAGCTCCATCTTCAAACCATATCTTTGGGACAGATGAGCTTGGAAGGGATGTTTTCAGTAGAGTGGTCTATGGTACAAGAGTTTCACTTTTTGTGGGTTTTGTTGCTGTTTTTATTTCAATTGCCATAGGAACTATTTTGGGTTTAATTTCCGGTTATTATGGTGGCATTGTTGATACTATTGTTATGCGGTTTGTGGATATTATGCTATGTTTTCCATCATTTTTCCTGATTTTAGCTGTAATTGCATTTTTATCACCATCTTTGACCAATGTAATGGTTATTATCGGCCTTACAAGCTGGATGGGGGTGGCAAGGCTTGTCAGGGCTGAGACGATGAGTATAAAGCAAAGAAGTTTTATTATTGCGGCAAAAGTGCAGGGGCTAAAGAATTCAAAAATACTTTTCAAACATATATTGCCAAATGTGGCTTCCCCTATATTTGTAACGGCTACTTTGGGGGTTGCCGGAGCGATATTGACAGAGTCCGCATTAAGCTTTCTTGGACTTGGTGTCCAGCCTCCTACGCCATCTTGGGGCAATATTCTTACTTCAGGAAAAGATAATATAATGTTTGCCTGGTGGCTTTCCCTTTACCCGGGGATAGCAATACTTGTAACTGTTTTGGGGTATAATCTTTTAGGTGAAGGGCTGAGGGATATCTTAGATCCAAAATCTAAAAAGTTTGGCAATTAA
- a CDS encoding bactofilin family protein: MIKPKGEVNDINAFLGTNTKFNGTLIFDGLVRIDGDFEGNVKTKDTLVIANSGNVKAEIEAGVIKISGKFDGTIKAATKVELLKPAIVKGTINTPAISIEEGVMFDGQCIMSAKPGTNVTKEG, from the coding sequence ATGATTAAACCAAAAGGTGAAGTAAACGATATTAATGCTTTTTTAGGCACAAATACCAAATTTAATGGGACACTGATTTTTGACGGATTAGTTAGAATCGATGGTGATTTTGAAGGGAATGTCAAAACAAAGGATACCCTTGTAATAGCAAATTCAGGAAATGTTAAGGCTGAGATAGAGGCGGGCGTTATTAAAATATCCGGTAAGTTTGACGGCACCATAAAAGCAGCTACAAAAGTAGAGCTTTTAAAACCTGCGATTGTAAAAGGAACCATAAACACCCCTGCCATATCTATTGAAGAAGGGGTAATGTTTGACGGACAATGTATTATGAGTGCTAAGCCCGGCACAAATGTTACAAAAGAGGGTTAA
- a CDS encoding ParA family protein translates to MGKIIAIANQKGGVGKTTTSVNLAASLAFAEARVLLVDMDPQGNATSGLGFIPSELEKSVYNVIIDSIPVKDVMFKTKVENLSIIPSKIDLTAAEIELVTVLSRETRLKRCLESIKEEFDVIIIDCPPSLGLLTVNSLTAADSVLIPLQCEYYALEGLSQLLNTVKLIRESLNQNLELEGILLTMYDPRNNLSKEVYKQVRSYFREKLLKTIIPRNVKLSEAPSYGQPILDYDIKCKGAESYIELAKELLGRINEKKSVR, encoded by the coding sequence ATGGGTAAAATAATTGCGATAGCAAATCAAAAAGGTGGAGTAGGTAAAACTACTACCAGTGTAAATTTGGCTGCGTCTTTAGCCTTTGCAGAGGCACGTGTCCTATTGGTTGACATGGACCCTCAGGGGAATGCTACAAGCGGATTGGGCTTTATCCCTTCTGAGCTTGAGAAAAGTGTTTATAATGTCATTATTGATAGCATCCCTGTCAAAGATGTGATGTTTAAAACTAAGGTGGAAAATTTATCAATTATTCCAAGTAAGATAGATTTAACTGCTGCGGAAATTGAGCTTGTGACAGTTTTGTCAAGAGAAACAAGATTGAAAAGGTGTTTGGAGTCTATAAAGGAAGAATTTGACGTGATAATTATAGACTGCCCTCCATCTTTGGGACTTTTAACTGTAAACTCTTTAACGGCGGCTGATAGTGTATTAATACCGCTTCAATGTGAGTATTATGCACTTGAAGGCTTAAGTCAGCTTTTAAACACTGTAAAACTTATTAGGGAGAGTTTGAATCAAAATCTTGAACTTGAAGGGATTTTACTGACAATGTATGACCCGAGAAACAATTTGTCAAAAGAGGTCTACAAACAGGTAAGAAGTTATTTCAGAGAGAAGCTTTTAAAAACTATTATTCCGCGAAATGTCAAGCTTAGTGAAGCTCCAAGTTATGGTCAACCTATTTTGGATTATGATATAAAATGCAAAGGTGCTGAAAGTTATATTGAGCTTGCCAAAGAGCTTTTAGGAAGGATTAATGAGAAAAAATCCGTTAGGTAG
- a CDS encoding LysM peptidoglycan-binding domain-containing protein yields MRRFIVFVSVAFVLFACVPIKKTQISYVPNTQAPQMEEMSEKPKPAKIIKDFSLENLKYPSPAINEYLFDEKELFLNYQYIVKSKEYDIPPVITPRVRYYLNMYTKRYPNTFQNYLDRSNKYIYLVKDILRREGLPAQLAILPFAESGYETDAYSPVGAGGMWQFMPSTGNIYGLDINYWIDERRDFEKATIAAAKHLKHLYENLGDWYLAIAAYNAGFYKVYSGLKKYKTTDFFELAKKRHLKVETKDYVPKFIALSIIYYNYLEYGFEPPSTSPLLYEKINLKQPVNLYVIADMINTDIDTLKELNPDLKKPITPPNDEYSLKIPYGTKSYLSEKIAKMSPKELLKVKIYKAKQGEYVEKIAKKFNSDKNDIMKVNGLKYSRILYNTYLFIPEKDFMKQAYAQDFIDDVKIYAPRVHIVKSGESLYTIAHKYGLSLYDVIKLNKGINPRLIRPGQPVIVSNDEDKKTARKKKKTNVVKRKLLDGKYTVQTGDTLWDIAKEFNTSVEKLMKINNLETAELHPGKKLTIN; encoded by the coding sequence ATGAGAAGATTTATAGTATTTGTGTCTGTCGCTTTTGTTTTGTTTGCCTGCGTACCGATCAAAAAAACGCAAATTTCATATGTACCAAACACTCAGGCTCCCCAGATGGAGGAAATGTCTGAAAAGCCTAAACCTGCCAAAATCATCAAAGATTTTTCTTTAGAAAATTTAAAATATCCCTCACCTGCTATAAATGAATATCTTTTTGATGAAAAAGAGCTTTTTCTAAATTATCAGTACATAGTAAAGTCAAAAGAATATGATATCCCCCCTGTGATAACTCCGCGAGTCAGATACTATTTAAATATGTATACCAAAAGATATCCCAACACTTTTCAAAACTACCTTGATAGGTCAAACAAATACATATATCTTGTCAAAGACATACTAAGACGTGAGGGGCTTCCTGCTCAGCTTGCGATACTACCGTTTGCCGAAAGCGGCTATGAAACAGATGCATACTCACCTGTTGGCGCAGGTGGGATGTGGCAATTTATGCCTTCCACAGGAAACATTTATGGACTTGATATCAATTACTGGATTGACGAAAGAAGGGATTTTGAAAAAGCTACAATTGCAGCTGCAAAGCATTTAAAACATTTATATGAAAACTTAGGTGACTGGTATCTTGCAATAGCTGCGTACAATGCAGGCTTTTATAAGGTATATTCAGGGTTGAAAAAATATAAAACAACTGACTTTTTTGAGCTTGCAAAAAAGAGACATTTAAAAGTCGAGACCAAAGATTATGTCCCAAAATTTATCGCTCTTTCCATTATTTACTACAATTATCTTGAATATGGTTTTGAGCCGCCATCAACATCTCCGCTACTTTATGAGAAAATCAATTTAAAACAACCCGTTAACCTCTACGTAATTGCTGATATGATAAATACAGACATCGATACATTAAAAGAACTAAACCCTGATTTAAAAAAGCCTATAACTCCACCAAATGACGAGTATAGCCTTAAAATTCCATACGGAACAAAATCATATTTGTCTGAAAAAATAGCAAAAATGAGCCCAAAAGAATTGTTGAAAGTGAAAATTTACAAAGCAAAGCAAGGTGAATATGTCGAAAAAATAGCAAAAAAATTCAATTCTGACAAAAATGATATCATGAAAGTAAATGGACTGAAATACAGCAGAATACTTTATAATACTTACCTTTTCATCCCGGAAAAGGATTTTATGAAACAGGCCTATGCGCAAGATTTTATCGATGATGTTAAAATTTATGCACCAAGGGTACATATCGTAAAGAGTGGAGAAAGTCTCTATACAATTGCACACAAATATGGGCTAAGTTTGTATGATGTAATCAAGCTTAATAAAGGTATTAACCCAAGACTCATTAGACCTGGCCAGCCGGTTATAGTTTCTAATGATGAAGACAAAAAGACTGCCAGGAAAAAGAAAAAAACCAATGTAGTCAAAAGAAAACTTCTTGATGGAAAATACACTGTCCAAACAGGTGATACGCTATGGGATATAGCAAAAGAATTCAATACGTCAGTTGAAAAATTAATGAAAATAAACAACTTAGAAACTGCAGAACTCCACCCTGGGAAAAAATTGACTATAAATTAA
- a CDS encoding ParB/RepB/Spo0J family partition protein, producing MRKNPLGRGLETLIPKDDTAVNKKSPVELDITDIIPNQDQPRKVFDSDKLNELAESIKSRGLVQPIIVTKTGDKYTIIAGERRWRASGLAGLKKIPVIIRDISDEREQLELALIENIQREDLNPVELANAYKNLMEKFSYTQEELSKIVGKSRSAVANILRLLKLPREVIEAISKNIITEGHARALLGLENSSEIVEAFKVVVKKDLSVRETENLVKRIKKGENKDISEQKEDVFIQSLKSEFESFFRAKVNIKTGKKGGTIEIKFNSNEELDTIINLIRGQND from the coding sequence ATGAGAAAAAATCCGTTAGGTAGAGGGCTTGAAACCCTGATTCCAAAAGATGATACTGCTGTTAATAAAAAATCTCCCGTTGAGCTTGATATTACGGATATAATACCAAATCAGGATCAACCCAGGAAAGTTTTTGATTCTGACAAGTTAAATGAGCTTGCCGAATCTATAAAAAGTAGAGGGCTTGTACAACCTATAATAGTCACTAAAACCGGTGATAAATATACTATAATTGCAGGTGAACGTCGTTGGAGAGCTTCAGGTCTGGCGGGGCTTAAGAAAATTCCAGTCATTATAAGAGATATCTCTGATGAAAGAGAGCAGCTTGAATTGGCACTTATTGAAAATATCCAGAGGGAAGATTTAAACCCCGTAGAGCTTGCAAATGCTTATAAAAATTTGATGGAAAAATTTTCTTATACTCAGGAAGAGTTATCTAAAATTGTCGGAAAAAGCAGAAGTGCCGTTGCAAATATTTTAAGGCTTTTAAAGTTGCCACGTGAAGTAATTGAAGCGATATCTAAAAATATTATCACCGAGGGGCACGCAAGAGCGCTTTTGGGCCTTGAAAACAGTTCGGAAATTGTTGAAGCTTTTAAGGTAGTAGTCAAAAAGGATTTGAGTGTCAGGGAAACTGAAAATCTTGTTAAGAGAATAAAAAAAGGTGAGAATAAAGATATTAGTGAACAAAAAGAGGATGTTTTTATTCAATCTTTAAAGAGTGAGTTTGAATCATTTTTTAGGGCAAAGGTAAATATTAAAACAGGGAAAAAAGGTGGCACAATAGAGATAAAGTTTAACTCCAATGAGGAGTTAGATACTATCATTAATTTAATAAGGGGTCAAAATGATTAA
- a CDS encoding peptide-binding protein has translation MKRQICLLILLVFIAVFGCSENSDKGEAKSKTGLAAVAKTYGDALVDGSIGDASNLIPILATDSSSHSVASWIYNGLLKYDKNLKLVGDLAENYSVSEDKKVITFNLKKGIKWHDGAPFTSEDVKFTYELIVDDKTPTAYDSDFRIVDHIETPDNYTVKVFYKQAYAPALASWTTSILPSHLLKGVEVTKSPLQRKPVGTGPYKFLEWKPGNSITLVANEEYFEGRPNIERYVYRIIPDSATMFLELLNGTIDMMGLSPLQFAKQTDNPRFNAKFNKYKYLSNSYTYVGYNLKNPLFKDKRVRQALTYATPKDDIIEGVLFGLGQKATGPYKPTSPWYNPNVKKYEYNIEKAKSLLAEAGFKDTDNDGILEKDGLKLKFTIITNQGNSSRSMVAEILQNSWSKIGAKVDIRILEWATFINEYIDKRDFDAVILGWSIPLEPDLYDIWHSSKCEGKNLNFICYQNSEVDKLIEEGRVEFDFEKRKAIYNKIQEILAEEQPYTFLYVGESLIALSNRFENVEPAPAGLMHNFIKWYVKKENRKYIFTQ, from the coding sequence ATGAAAAGGCAAATTTGCCTTCTCATTTTACTTGTTTTTATAGCTGTTTTTGGCTGCTCGGAAAACTCTGATAAAGGTGAAGCAAAGAGCAAAACTGGTTTGGCGGCAGTAGCCAAAACTTACGGGGATGCATTGGTTGATGGGTCAATAGGTGACGCCAGTAACCTTATCCCTATCCTTGCCACTGATAGCTCTTCTCATTCTGTAGCCTCGTGGATATATAACGGACTTTTGAAGTATGACAAAAATCTAAAATTAGTTGGTGATTTGGCTGAAAACTATTCTGTTTCGGAAGATAAAAAGGTAATTACCTTCAACTTGAAAAAAGGGATTAAATGGCATGACGGCGCCCCTTTTACATCTGAGGATGTCAAATTTACCTATGAGCTGATAGTTGATGATAAGACACCAACGGCTTACGATTCTGATTTTAGAATAGTCGATCATATCGAGACTCCCGATAATTATACGGTTAAGGTTTTTTACAAACAGGCTTACGCTCCCGCTCTTGCAAGTTGGACGACGTCAATATTACCTTCCCATCTTTTGAAAGGGGTTGAAGTTACTAAATCCCCTTTACAGAGAAAACCTGTCGGCACAGGCCCCTATAAATTTTTAGAGTGGAAGCCCGGCAACTCAATAACGCTTGTGGCAAATGAAGAATATTTTGAAGGAAGACCTAATATCGAAAGGTATGTGTATCGGATAATTCCCGATTCAGCAACAATGTTTCTTGAACTTTTGAATGGGACTATTGATATGATGGGTTTAAGCCCTCTGCAATTTGCAAAGCAGACGGACAATCCGAGATTTAACGCTAAATTTAATAAATATAAATATTTATCAAACTCTTATACTTATGTTGGATACAATTTGAAAAACCCGCTTTTCAAAGACAAAAGGGTAAGGCAAGCACTCACATATGCCACTCCAAAAGATGATATTATTGAGGGTGTTTTGTTTGGTCTCGGTCAAAAGGCAACAGGGCCATACAAGCCTACAAGTCCTTGGTATAACCCAAATGTTAAAAAATATGAGTATAATATAGAAAAAGCAAAATCCCTTTTGGCTGAAGCCGGTTTTAAGGATACTGATAATGACGGAATATTGGAAAAAGATGGCTTAAAGTTAAAGTTTACGATTATTACTAATCAGGGTAATTCTTCAAGAAGTATGGTAGCCGAAATTTTACAAAACAGTTGGTCTAAGATTGGAGCAAAGGTTGATATCAGAATCTTAGAGTGGGCTACTTTTATAAACGAATATATTGATAAAAGAGATTTTGATGCGGTGATTTTAGGCTGGTCTATCCCTCTTGAGCCTGATTTATACGATATTTGGCACTCTTCAAAGTGTGAAGGGAAAAATTTGAATTTCATCTGTTATCAAAATAGCGAAGTGGATAAGCTTATCGAAGAAGGAAGGGTCGAGTTTGATTTTGAAAAGAGAAAAGCGATATACAATAAGATACAGGAGATACTTGCAGAAGAACAGCCTTATACGTTTTTATATGTTGGGGAGTCATTAATTGCCTTAAGTAACAGATTTGAAAATGTTGAGCCTGCGCCTGCCGGCTTGATGCATAATTTTATTAAGTGGTACGTGAAAAAGGAAAATAGAAAATACATTTTCACACAGTAG
- the secG gene encoding preprotein translocase subunit SecG, whose product MYPVILGFHIFVSILLIIAVLLQSGKGSSLSEAFGAGSSDIFGSVSPANIMNKITTILVVIFFFTSIALTVISSKGTGNSITNKLPAAAAPIGEQNTTPQVPLESK is encoded by the coding sequence ATGTATCCGGTAATATTAGGGTTTCATATTTTTGTATCTATTTTATTGATTATCGCAGTACTTTTGCAATCAGGGAAGGGTTCAAGCCTTAGCGAGGCATTTGGTGCTGGCTCTTCCGACATATTTGGCTCTGTTTCTCCTGCCAATATTATGAATAAGATAACTACTATACTTGTAGTTATATTCTTTTTTACATCTATTGCACTGACAGTAATTTCTTCAAAGGGGACAGGCAATTCGATTACCAATAAGTTGCCGGCAGCTGCTGCACCTATTGGTGAGCAAAATACTACTCCGCAAGTGCCGTTAGAAAGTAAATAA
- the tpiA gene encoding triose-phosphate isomerase, whose product MRRSVIAGNWKMNLGFGEAADLVNSLTKLNYNTEQKDVIIAPSFVYLSELGKIAKDSNIKVYAQNFYYEDSGAFTGEVSIEMLKNIGVAGSIVGHSERRMIFHETDEVINKKIKAAVAHKFPVIFCVGETLEQRVAGVHEEVVTAQVGLGLEGISEKDMEIITIAYEPVWAIGTGKTASSDDAESMHKAIRNFLGKKYNKALADNVRILYGGSVKPENISELMAMENIDGALVGGASLKADSFAKIINY is encoded by the coding sequence ATGAGAAGATCGGTCATTGCCGGCAACTGGAAGATGAATCTTGGCTTTGGTGAAGCGGCTGATTTGGTCAATAGTCTGACAAAGTTGAATTATAATACTGAGCAAAAAGATGTTATTATCGCCCCGTCTTTTGTGTATTTATCTGAGCTTGGTAAGATTGCAAAAGATTCAAATATTAAGGTATATGCCCAAAATTTCTATTATGAAGATTCAGGCGCTTTTACAGGGGAAGTTTCCATAGAAATGCTTAAAAATATTGGTGTGGCAGGTTCTATTGTAGGGCATTCCGAAAGACGTATGATTTTTCATGAAACGGATGAAGTTATTAATAAAAAGATTAAAGCGGCTGTTGCACATAAATTTCCTGTTATTTTTTGTGTTGGGGAAACATTGGAGCAGAGAGTAGCCGGGGTGCATGAAGAGGTTGTTACTGCTCAAGTCGGGCTCGGCCTTGAGGGTATCTCTGAAAAAGATATGGAAATTATAACAATCGCATATGAGCCTGTATGGGCAATCGGCACAGGGAAAACAGCATCGAGTGATGATGCGGAGAGTATGCATAAGGCAATTAGAAATTTTCTTGGCAAAAAATACAACAAAGCTCTTGCAGATAATGTAAGAATATTGTATGGGGGTAGTGTAAAACCCGAAAATATTTCTGAGCTTATGGCTATGGAAAATATTGACGGTGCTCTTGTAGGTGGAGCGAGCTTAAAGGCTGATTCATTTGCAAAAATAATTAATTATTGA
- a CDS encoding ABC transporter permease, producing MLIYLIKRLIGMIPLIIGITFISFIVIHLAPGDPTQFLSSMNPKVSETARDKFIKMYNLDKPVHVQYLLWLKKFVKFDFGESFSQDRKKVIDKVLERLPVTLWLNIASLALVFIIALPLGVLSAYMKDSVFDKALTIFVFVGFAIPTFWLALLCMYYFGVILGILPISGLTSYNFAELTFFGKIADIVKHAFLPVALSVFGSLAGLSRFSRNSMLDVLNEDYILAARARGIPENKIIFKHALKNALLPVVTILGLSIPGLIGGSVIFESIFSIPGMGQLFYQSVMMRDYPVIMGILVIGAFLTLLGNLLADIMYAAVDPRIRYRKKS from the coding sequence ATGCTTATTTACCTGATAAAAAGACTTATTGGAATGATTCCGCTTATTATAGGGATTACTTTCATAAGCTTTATCGTAATTCATCTTGCTCCGGGCGACCCTACGCAATTTTTATCTTCAATGAATCCGAAAGTTTCCGAAACTGCAAGGGACAAATTCATCAAGATGTATAACCTTGATAAACCTGTTCATGTGCAGTATCTATTATGGCTAAAAAAGTTTGTAAAGTTTGACTTTGGCGAGTCTTTTTCACAGGACAGAAAAAAGGTAATCGATAAGGTCTTGGAACGATTGCCAGTAACTTTGTGGTTAAATATTGCCTCATTGGCTTTAGTATTTATTATTGCATTGCCACTTGGTGTTTTATCGGCATATATGAAAGATAGTGTATTTGATAAGGCCTTGACAATATTTGTTTTTGTAGGTTTTGCGATACCGACTTTTTGGCTCGCACTTTTATGTATGTACTATTTTGGGGTAATATTAGGGATATTACCGATTTCAGGCCTTACTTCATACAATTTTGCAGAGCTTACGTTTTTTGGCAAGATTGCAGACATTGTAAAACACGCTTTTTTGCCTGTCGCTTTATCTGTGTTTGGCTCACTTGCAGGGTTAAGCAGATTTTCTCGCAATAGCATGCTTGATGTGCTAAATGAAGATTATATTTTGGCAGCCAGGGCAAGAGGGATACCTGAGAATAAAATTATATTTAAACATGCCTTAAAAAATGCGCTTCTCCCCGTAGTTACTATTTTGGGTTTATCTATACCTGGCCTTATCGGCGGTAGTGTGATTTTCGAGTCAATTTTTAGTATCCCCGGGATGGGGCAACTTTTTTACCAATCCGTAATGATGCGCGATTATCCCGTTATTATGGGTATATTGGTTATTGGTGCATTTTTGACGCTTTTGGGGAATTTACTTGCGGATATCATGTATGCTGCAGTTGATCCGAGAATTAGATACAGGAAAAAATCATAA